The Pygocentrus nattereri isolate fPygNat1 chromosome 4, fPygNat1.pri, whole genome shotgun sequence genome includes a window with the following:
- the si:dkey-126h10.1 gene encoding vesicular inhibitory amino acid transporter, protein MLFVERMRTQAGLLWMTHFSSDREENLGLVQRDDLNRTYRENISPSSSQSEQDEEETLNTQPRITTWEAGWNVTNAVQGIFVLGLPYAVLQSGYTGLLLLVLSALLCCYTGKILISCLYEEDGSGRSRRVRRTYADVADACWCRLCPRLGGKLVNVAQVVELMMTCILYLVVSSNLMGHSFPFLALTPATCSALTFLTLMPCMLIRDLKVVSQLSFLCSLAHFLITFVVIGYCLRQAPRWTYGGLRLAVDFDSFLVAAGVIIFSYTSQIFLPTLEGCMADRGQFRGMMDWTHVLACVLKTAFSLLALLTWGEDTKEVVSDNLPPALRMMVNLCLLAKALLSYPLPFYSAAQLLQTGVLRSDTGQYERSDEPEWHTLVLRASLLLLSFIMALYIPHFSLLMGLTGSVTGAVMTLLLPALFHLQLKWSRLGAAGKLLDVVILGLGCVCSLAGVIRSIRAMIHAFAST, encoded by the exons ATGCTGTTCGTGGAGAGGATGCGCACGCAGGCCGGGCTGCTGTGGATGACCCACTTCAGCTCtgacagagaggagaacctGGGCTTGGTCCAGAGAGATGACCTGAACCGGACCTACAGAGAAAACATCTCACCGTCCAGCTCTCAGAGCGAACAGGACGAGGAagaaacactaaacacacagcCCAGAATCACCACCTGGGAGGCAGGATGGAACGTCACCAACGCTGTACag GGCATCTTCGTGCTGGGTTTGCCCTACGCTGTGCTGCAGAGCGGCTACActgggctgctgctgctggtccTCTCGGCGCTGCTCTGCTGCTACACCGGCAAAATCCTCATCTCCTGCCTGTACGAGGAAGACGGAAGCGGGCGGTCGCGCCGCGTCCGCCGCACTTACGCCGACGTCGCCGACGCCTGCTGGTGCCGCCTGTGCCCGCGGCTGGGCGGCAAACTGGTCAACGTGGCCCAGGTGGTGGAGCTGATGATGACCTGCATCCTCTACCTGGTCGTCAGTAGCAACCTGATGGGCCACAGCTTCCCCTTTTTAGCGCTGACCCCGGCCACCTGCTCGGCCTTGACCTTTTTGACCCTGATGCCGTGCATGCTCATCCGCGACCTGAAGGTGGTATCGCAGCTCAGCTTCCTCTGTTCCCTGGCGCACTTCCTCATCACCTTCGTCGTGATCGGGTACTGCCTCCGCCAGGCGCCGCGGTGGACGTATGGCGGGCTGAGGCTGGCGGTGGATTTTGACAGCTTCCTGGTGGCGGCGGGCGTCATTATCTTCAGCTACACGTCTCAAATATTCCTGCCCACGTTGGAGGGGTGCATGGCGGACAGGGGGCAGTTCAGGGGCATGATGGACTGGACGCACGTGCTGGCGTGTGTGCTGAAGACCGCATTCTCACTGCTGGCTTTACTGACCTGGGGGGAGGACACCAAGGAG gtGGTCAGTGATAATCTGCCCCCTGCTCTGAGGATGATGGTCAATCTGTGTCTGCTGGCTAAGGCTCTGCTCTCGTATCCTCTGCCCTTCTACTCAGCCGCCCAGCTGCTGCAGACAGGTGTGCTGCGGTCAGACACCGGGCAGTACGAGCGGTCAGACGAGCCGGAGTGGCACACGCTGGTCCTGCGtgcctccctcctcctcctctccttcatCATGGCTCTGTACATCCCTCACTTCTCCCTGCTGATGGGTCTGACGGGCAGTGTGACCGGCGCGGTGATGACCCTGCTCCTGCCTGCTCTGTTCCACCTGCAGCTGAAGTGGAGCCGACTGGGCGCAGCGGGGAAGCTGCTGGACGTGGTCATCCTGGGCCTGGGCTGTGTCTGCAGTCTGGCCGGAGTCATCCGCTCCATCAGGGCCATGATCCACGCCTTCGCCAGCACCTAG